The region GGCTGAGCCATCACTAAGATTTTCCAGCGAAATCTGGTACCGCCAACGAGGCCACTCCGACATCACCAGCCGCAAGCCACCTTTCGCTTCCGGGTCGAGTTTATGGCGTTTCTCGAACTCACGAATGACTGTCAGATCAGTATCGTGCCATTCTCCGCCAACGGCGAATTGGCGCACTTGGGTAGTTCGGCTGTATTGGCGGTCGATTTCATCCCACACCAATAGTCCGATACCATAGAACACGACAGCGACGGCCAAGAAGATCGCCGCCTTGGCAACGATATTGCGAGCAGATTTGCCGTTATCCTTGATCACAGACGCGAGCTAACCGCAGGTCAGCCAATTCGACAACGATATTTGACGATTCTACGCAAGATCTTAAGGGTTTTACAGTCCGTTGAGGCGTTCGGTTTGTCCGTCGGAAGGTAGCCACCCGACCGTTTAGCCGATCGAAAGCGGGGCGATGTGTCGTGTCATCCAGCGTGCCTGCGATCCATAGACCGCAACCCTGGCTTCAAGCTCAGCTGACACTTCTGCTTCAGCGAAGCCAAGTGATTGCCAATAGGGCGCGGCGCCTTCCACAGCGATCAATTCTGCGCAAAGCAATTTCTGGTCGGCAGCCAGTTCGAAGGCGCGGTTCACCAAACGTCGTCCGAGCGCCAAACCGCGTCCGTTCGCGCCGACGGCAAGATCATGGATGAAAAGGACTTCGCTCAGAGCTGAGGGCGACAGAATGGCGCCTATGGGTGGCGGGCTCTGCCGCGGCCAGCCATGAGCAAGCAGATATCCTGCCAATTCTCCATCCGAAACAGCTGCCAGGGAGAATTGCGCCGAGGCGTCGAGCCGGCTCGCGAAGGCGTCGGCGGGTTCGACAAGAAAGGATGGATAGACCTGTGACTGGATTGCCAGCGCGGCAGGCAAGTCACGCCGCTCCAACTGCCGTATGACGAGGTCCTTGGACATTACGCGACCCTTTTCGAACTCATCTGGCGCATTCGTAAAGTCCGGCTGCATATGTATAGGGTGGCCGGCGCAAGATCATAGGCGCCGCCCTTCCCCCGCTTCTTACAAAATCTCCAGCACCTTTTCCTTCGGGCGGCACAGGCGCACGCCCTTGTCCGTCTCCACCAGCGGGCGTTCGATCAGTTTGGGTTCGGCGGCCATGGCGGCGAGGACGGCGGCGTCGTCGGCTGCGGGGAGGCCGCGCTCTTCGGCGTCGGTGCCGCGCAGGCGGAGGCCATGTTGCGGGGTTATCCCTGCGTCGCGGTAGAGCTGGGCGAGCTTTTCGGCGGTGGGCGGGGTCTTGAGGTATTCGATCACCGTCACCTCCGCGCCCGCTTCCTGCAGCATCGCCAACGTGTTGCGCGAGGTGCCGCAATTGGGGTTGTGCCAGATCGTTGCCTTCATCGGTGCCTCCTGCAGGTGCGTTTCAAGCGTCATAGCCCCGCAAACACTGGCCGCAACGCCTGCGTCTTGATGCAGGTCAATGTTATTGCGAAAAATTCGCAAAAATTGGCTTGCAAGTGCGATTGAGTCGCAATACTCGCCCTCTTGCGAATGATTATCGCAAGCGTTGAATGCCAAGGGGACTACCGTGAACCGTTTTTCCAGTCTGCTGCTCGCCGGAACCATGTTGATGCCCTCTGCCGCCTTTGCAGAGGAACTGGTGCCCGCCGATGCCGCGCTGGATGCAGAGAGCGGCAACACGGTGATCGTGGTGACCGGCACTGCCGACGGCTATCGCCCGGTCGATGCCAATGCGGTGAAGACGCCCACCCCGCTGGTCAACGTGCCGCAGACCATCACCGTGCTTACGCGCGAGCAGCTTGACGATCAGGGCATCACCCAGCTTGGCGATGCGCTACGCTATGTCCCAGGCGTGGTGCTTGGCCAGGGCGAAGGCCACCGCGACCAGATCACCATTCGCGGCCAGAACACCACGGCAGATTTCTATTTCGATGGCTTGCGCGACGACACGCAGTACTACCGCTCGCTCTACAACATCGAGCGCGTCGAAGTGCTGAAGGGTGCCAATGCGCTGCTGTTCGGCCGTGGCGGCGGCGGCGGCGTGATCAACCGCGTCAGCAAGACGCCTGACCTTGACCGCACCAAGGGCCAGGCCAGCGCCAATGTCGACAGCTTCGGCGCGTTCGCCCTTGCCGCCGACTGGAACCAGCCCTTCACAGAAACGGTCGGCGGGCGCCTGAATGCCACTTACGAGGAATTCGACAACCACCGCCAGGAGTTCGAGGGGCGCTTCATCGGCGTGAACCCGACCATGGCCTTCCAGCCCGGCGAAGCCACGCGGATCGAGCTGTCCTACAACTACGACGATGATCGCCGCATCACCGATCGCGGCGTGCCCTCGCTGAACGGCAAGCCGCTGACCGGCTATGACGATACCTTCTTCGGCCGCGCCGATACCAACATCGCCACGGTGAAGGCGCACATCGCGCAGGCCCGGCTCGACCACGAACTGGCCGAGAACCTGAGCTTCAACGTGCTTGGCCAGTACAGCCACACCGACAAGCTCTATGGCAACATCTTCGCCAGCGGCGCCGTGAACACCACGAACAACACCGTCGCGCTTGCCGGATACGAGAGCGGCACCGTACGCGGCAGCTGGATCGGGCAGGCGAACCTCGTCTGGACCGGACAGACCGGCGGGATCGGCCACACTCTGCTGGCAGGGGTCGAATTTGCCGATCAGGACACACTCGCCACGCGCCGCAACACCCCCAGCGGCAGCGTGACACTGGCCCGACGGCTGACCGTGCCCGCGCTGGCCTATGGCGCGCTCGTGTCGAACAGCAACACCGATGTGCGCACGATCTCGGCCTATATCCAGGACCAGATCGAGCTGGCCTCGTTCCTGCAGGTCGTCGCAGGCGTTCGCTATGACGAGTTCCGCATCACCGGCCGCAATGCGATCAACGGCGTGGGCGCATCGCGCACCGACCGCAAGTGGTCGCCGCGCTTTGGCGTGATCCTCAAGCCGCAGGAGAACGTCAGCTTCTATGGCAGCTTCACCCGCACGTTCCTGCCACAATCGGGCGACCAGTTCGGCGCGCTCGATCCGGTGCAGGCGACGCTTGCGCCCGAAAGCTTCGAGAACATCGAGGCGGGGGTGAAGTGGGACGTGAACCCGAACCTTGCATTCACGGCAGCGGTCTATCAGCTCGATCGCGACAATTCGCGCTTCAACAACCCGGTTACCGGCTTGCCCGAGCTTTCGGGCAAGACCCGGGCCAAGGGTGTCGAATTGTCGCTGGCGGGCCGTGTGCTCCCCGACTTGCAGGTGAGCCTGGGCTATACGCTGCAGGATGGCGAAGTGCGTTCGCAGACCACGGCTGCGCCTGCCGGGCGCAAGCTCTCGCAGCTGCCGCGCCATCAGGCATCGGCATGGACGCGCTATGACGTGACCAACAAGCTCGGCCTCGGCCTCGGGCTGACGCACC is a window of Novosphingobium sp. THN1 DNA encoding:
- a CDS encoding GNAT family N-acetyltransferase → MSKDLVIRQLERRDLPAALAIQSQVYPSFLVEPADAFASRLDASAQFSLAAVSDGELAGYLLAHGWPRQSPPPIGAILSPSALSEVLFIHDLAVGANGRGLALGRRLVNRAFELAADQKLLCAELIAVEGAAPYWQSLGFAEAEVSAELEARVAVYGSQARWMTRHIAPLSIG
- the arsC gene encoding arsenate reductase (glutaredoxin) (This arsenate reductase requires both glutathione and glutaredoxin to convert arsenate to arsenite, after which the efflux transporter formed by ArsA and ArsB can extrude the arsenite from the cell, providing resistance.), encoding MKATIWHNPNCGTSRNTLAMLQEAGAEVTVIEYLKTPPTAEKLAQLYRDAGITPQHGLRLRGTDAEERGLPAADDAAVLAAMAAEPKLIERPLVETDKGVRLCRPKEKVLEIL
- a CDS encoding TonB-dependent siderophore receptor, which gives rise to MNRFSSLLLAGTMLMPSAAFAEELVPADAALDAESGNTVIVVTGTADGYRPVDANAVKTPTPLVNVPQTITVLTREQLDDQGITQLGDALRYVPGVVLGQGEGHRDQITIRGQNTTADFYFDGLRDDTQYYRSLYNIERVEVLKGANALLFGRGGGGGVINRVSKTPDLDRTKGQASANVDSFGAFALAADWNQPFTETVGGRLNATYEEFDNHRQEFEGRFIGVNPTMAFQPGEATRIELSYNYDDDRRITDRGVPSLNGKPLTGYDDTFFGRADTNIATVKAHIAQARLDHELAENLSFNVLGQYSHTDKLYGNIFASGAVNTTNNTVALAGYESGTVRGSWIGQANLVWTGQTGGIGHTLLAGVEFADQDTLATRRNTPSGSVTLARRLTVPALAYGALVSNSNTDVRTISAYIQDQIELASFLQVVAGVRYDEFRITGRNAINGVGASRTDRKWSPRFGVILKPQENVSFYGSFTRTFLPQSGDQFGALDPVQATLAPESFENIEAGVKWDVNPNLAFTAAVYQLDRDNSRFNNPVTGLPELSGKTRAKGVELSLAGRVLPDLQVSLGYTLQDGEVRSQTTAAPAGRKLSQLPRHQASAWTRYDVTNKLGLGLGLTHQSKSFTTISNAVTLPAFTRVDAAVFYDLSENLSIQLNVENLTDTDYFPAAHTDNNISTGEPLNARLTVRAKF